The genomic DNA CGGTACGGTTCATCGAGAGATGCACCGGGTTCGGCTTCTCACCACGCTTTTCAGCCCGCGCGGACAGCACCAGAAGGAAGCTCGCAAGCTTTTCCACCGGCGCAAGGCGCCCGAGAACCAGCTGATTGTCGCGCGCCGTGCGAAGAGCTGCCCGCGTCATCTGGTGCAGGCGCTCCTTCAATTTCGGGAAACGCTCCATCAGATCATCCATCTCTCTGGTGGAGAACGCACACAAAACCGACGGTACGACCGCTTCAGCAGACTGGGAGTACGTCTCGTCGTCAGCCAGACCGAGATAGTCGCCAGGGAACAGGAAACCTGCAATCTGCCGACGTCCATCCGGAAGCGACGTGTAGATTCGCAGCATGCCGGAGGTCAGGCTGAAGACACGGCGCTTCGGCTCCCCCTCTTCCACCAGCTGCTCATTGGCATCGAGA from Brucella anthropi ATCC 49188 includes the following:
- a CDS encoding helix-turn-helix domain-containing protein gives rise to the protein MSVAPIRFDPRSPYRAPCGVCVDCDVRRTAVCAALDDGDLGALEAIMTSKRLDANEQLVEEGEPKRRVFSLTSGMLRIYTSLPDGRRQIAGFLFPGDYLGLADDETYSQSAEAVVPSVLCAFSTREMDDLMERFPKLKERLHQMTRAALRTARDNQLVLGRLAPVEKLASFLLVLSARAEKRGEKPNPVHLSMNRTDIADYLGLTIETVSRSFTKLKTQGLIQLLDANTVEILSRRSLAAVAGMDPENL